A part of Gossypium hirsutum isolate 1008001.06 chromosome A07, Gossypium_hirsutum_v2.1, whole genome shotgun sequence genomic DNA contains:
- the LOC107943824 gene encoding UDP-glucose 6-dehydrogenase 5, with product MVKICCIGAGYVGGPTMAVIALNCPSIEVVVVDISVTRISAWNSDQLPIYEPGLNEVVKQCKGRNLFFSTDIEKHVSEADIIFVSVNTPTKTRGLGAGKAADLTYWESAARMIADVSKSNKIVVEKSTVPVKTAEAIERILTHNSKGIKYQILSNPEFLAEGTAIQDLFKPDRVLIGGRETPDGLKAIQALKDVYAHWVPEDRIITTNLWSAELSKLAANAFLAQRISSVNAMSALCEATGADVSQVSHAVGKDSRIGPKFLNASVGFGGSCFQKDILNLVYICECNGLAEVANYWKQVIKVNDYQKNRFVNRVVSSMFNTVAGKKIGIMGFAFKKDTGDTRETPAIDVCKGLLGDKARLSIYDPQVTADQIQRDLTMNKFGWDHPIHRQPMSPTGVKQVSIAWDAYEASKDAHALCILTEWDEFKTLDYRRIFDNMQKPAFVFDGRNVVNVEMLRDIGFIVYSIGKPLDPWLKNMPAVA from the coding sequence ATGGTGAAGATTTGTTGTATTGGAGCTGGTTATGTTGGAGGTCCAACAATGGCAGTCATTGCACTCAACTGTCCCTCCATTGAAGTTGTCGTTGTTGACATCTCGGTTACTCGAATCTCAGCCTGGAACAGTGACCAATTACCAATCTATGAGCCAGgtcttaatgaagtggtcaaacAATGCAAGGGAAGGAACCTGTTCTTCAGCACCGACATAGAAAAACATGTCTCCGAAGCAGACATAATCTTTGTTTCTGTAAACACGCCCACCAAAACCCGAGGTCTCGGTGCTGGCAAAGCTGCGGACCTTACATATTGGGAAAGCGCAGCAAGGATGATTGCTGATGTATCAAAATCCAACAAAATCGTCGTCGAGAAATCGACGGTTCCGGTCAAAACAGCGGAAGCCATCGAACGGATCTTGACGCATAACAGCAAAGGGATCAAATATCAAATTCTATCCAACCCAGAATTTCTTGCCGAAGGGACTGCAATTCAAGATCTGTTTAAACCAGACAGGGTTCTTATTGGTGGAAGGGAAACCCCTGATGGTTTAAAGGCAATTCAAGCATTGAAAGATGTTTATGCTCATTGGGTACCTGAAGATCGTATCATTACGACTAATCTTTGGTCTGCCGAGCTTTCTAAGCTTGCGGCTAATGCATTTTTAGCTCAACGGATTTCATCGGTTAATGCAATGTCAGCTCTATGTGAAGCTACCGGTGCCGATGTTTCACAGGTTTCCCATGCCGTCGGTAAGGACTCGAGGATTGGACCAAAGTTCTTGAATGCTAGTGTTGGGTTTGGTGGATCTTGTTTTCAAAAGGATATATtgaatttagtatatatatgtgaatgtaaTGGATTAGCTGAAGTTGCAAATTATTGGAAACAAGTGATTAAAGTGAATGATTATCAAAAGAATCGATTTGTAAACAGGGTGGTCTCGTCGATGTTCAACACGGTTGCCGGCAAGAAAATTGGTATAATGGGGTTTGCATTCAAGAAAGATACGGGTGATACACGGGAGACTCCGGCTATTGACGTATGTAAAGGCTTGTTGGGGGATAAGGCTCGGTTGAGTATTTACGATCCGCAGGTGACTGCGGATCAGATTCAGCGGGATTTGACGATGAACAAGTTTGGTTGGGATCATCCAATTCATCGTCAGCCCATGAGTCCAACCGGTGTGAAGCAAGTAAGTATTGCTTGGGATGCTTATGAAGCAAGCAAGGATGCTCATGCTTTGTGTATTCTTACTGAATGGGATGAATTCAAGACGCTTGATTACCGGAGAATTTTCGACAATATGCAGAAACCGGCATTTGTGTTTGATGGCCGGAATGTGGTGAATGTGGAGATGTTGAGGGACATTGGTTTTATTGTGTATTCCATTGGGAAGCCGCTTGATCCTTGGCTTAAGAACATGCCTGCTGTGGCATGA